One region of Myxococcota bacterium genomic DNA includes:
- the thiE gene encoding thiamine phosphate synthase, with translation MTRVGLERLRGVYVLCDDDPRWKNDALAQVEGALAGGATVLQLRLKHTPDGAALALARRALERTRAAGALLFVNDRFDLAALAGADGVHLGQDDVPPALVPADVRRRLWIGFSTHTRAQVEASRALPIDCVAFGPVFGTASKQSEYSPRGLEALREAVSLAAHPLVAIGGIDAGNVAGVRAAGAAAAAVISAVADAPDPAAATRYLQARFFESPPGSR, from the coding sequence GTGACTCGCGTCGGCCTCGAGCGCCTGCGCGGCGTGTACGTCTTGTGCGACGACGACCCGCGCTGGAAGAACGACGCGCTGGCGCAGGTCGAAGGCGCGCTCGCCGGTGGCGCCACGGTGCTGCAGCTGCGCTTGAAGCACACCCCCGATGGCGCGGCGCTGGCGCTGGCGCGCCGGGCGCTCGAGCGCACGCGCGCGGCCGGGGCCCTCTTGTTCGTGAACGACCGCTTCGACCTCGCGGCGCTCGCGGGCGCCGACGGCGTGCACCTGGGCCAGGACGACGTCCCGCCCGCGCTCGTGCCCGCGGACGTGCGCCGGCGGCTCTGGATCGGCTTCTCGACTCACACGCGCGCGCAGGTCGAGGCCAGCCGGGCGCTGCCGATCGACTGCGTGGCCTTCGGCCCGGTGTTCGGCACCGCCTCGAAGCAGTCGGAGTACTCGCCGCGCGGGCTCGAGGCGCTGCGCGAGGCCGTGTCACTCGCGGCGCACCCGCTGGTGGCGATCGGCGGGATCGACGCCGGGAACGTGGCGGGCGTGCGCGCCGCGGGCGCGGCGGCCGCGGCCGTGATCTCGGCGGTCGCCGACGCGCCGGACCCGGCGGCCGCGACGCGTTACCTTCAGGCCCGGTTCTTCGAGTCACCCCCCGGGAGTCGCTAG
- a CDS encoding PLP-dependent transferase yields MADRSLLDAARELSPLRKTTGARSVEALVREQLAHFSLDPESELGRELAEVATHVYRANQAMHGLWDATVARLAALDRKDRIAFWNAKRFLCFQLAKLLDTLQNPMRKTWQSLSLEQGHAAQRGPYAMFDNVTAIFSSTPVITRTATYLYACTEWIDDAFQGKELLHEIYSRLMNPTSTCLANYIVDVEAGPLAGEYFAWNFNSGMAAIDAVLAHLVGYRDVVLSSRNVYGGAHQLLADWYGKRSNLDVAVEWFDGFGARDFELALAELRAVHAERLRQGRNVYVYLESPCNPHGYVLDVPAICRAAHDAGLEVICDSTVGTPFLHPVLRRADPRERPDFVIHSYTKDLVGTGTTTAGVAIARNERMFLPKGSRVTVPAPAGGTREIDWSETLFWNVYYVKGAFLDADKAFEVINGMRTLELRMLQKCISTATLARALASHPGVQVHCNAVPGNENAELCRRTMVLGLSAPLFTISFEGSGIPIAAFKRFFDCLEPAFGLQVSLGQVNTVVLCPAQTSHSELSAEALAAAGISPTTIRIAVGDEDPRALLAHFQRAAELALDPVSPGFSKRFPAPADVDELYRSIYLGTHERYVRSQPTMAELLA; encoded by the coding sequence ATGGCTGACCGCTCGCTTCTCGACGCCGCACGCGAGCTCTCGCCGCTGCGCAAGACCACGGGCGCACGGAGCGTCGAGGCGCTGGTGCGCGAGCAGCTGGCGCACTTCTCGCTCGACCCGGAGAGCGAGCTCGGGCGCGAGCTGGCCGAGGTCGCCACGCACGTGTACCGCGCGAACCAGGCCATGCACGGCCTGTGGGACGCCACGGTCGCGCGACTGGCGGCGCTCGACCGCAAGGACCGGATCGCGTTCTGGAACGCCAAGCGCTTCCTGTGCTTCCAGCTGGCGAAGCTGCTCGACACGCTGCAGAACCCGATGCGCAAGACCTGGCAGTCACTCTCGCTCGAGCAGGGCCATGCCGCGCAGCGCGGGCCCTACGCCATGTTCGACAACGTGACCGCGATCTTCAGCTCGACGCCGGTGATCACGCGCACCGCCACATACCTGTACGCCTGCACCGAGTGGATCGACGACGCGTTCCAGGGCAAGGAGCTCCTGCACGAGATCTACTCGCGGCTCATGAACCCGACCTCGACGTGTCTCGCGAACTACATCGTCGACGTCGAGGCCGGGCCGCTGGCCGGCGAGTATTTCGCCTGGAACTTCAACTCGGGCATGGCGGCGATCGACGCGGTGCTGGCGCACCTGGTCGGCTACCGCGACGTCGTGCTCTCCAGCCGCAACGTGTACGGCGGCGCGCACCAGCTGCTGGCGGACTGGTACGGCAAACGCAGCAACCTGGACGTGGCCGTGGAGTGGTTCGACGGCTTCGGCGCGCGCGACTTCGAGCTCGCGCTGGCGGAGCTGCGCGCGGTGCACGCGGAGCGATTGCGCCAGGGCCGAAACGTGTACGTGTATCTCGAGTCGCCCTGCAACCCGCACGGCTACGTGCTCGACGTGCCCGCGATCTGCCGGGCCGCGCACGACGCAGGGCTCGAAGTGATCTGTGACTCGACCGTGGGCACGCCGTTCCTGCACCCGGTGCTGCGCCGCGCCGACCCGCGCGAGCGGCCCGACTTCGTGATCCACTCCTACACCAAGGACCTGGTGGGCACCGGCACCACGACCGCCGGCGTGGCGATCGCGCGCAACGAGCGCATGTTCCTGCCCAAGGGCAGCCGGGTCACGGTGCCCGCGCCCGCCGGCGGCACGCGCGAGATCGACTGGAGCGAGACGCTGTTCTGGAACGTGTACTACGTGAAGGGCGCGTTTCTCGACGCGGACAAGGCGTTCGAGGTGATCAACGGCATGCGCACGCTCGAGCTGCGCATGCTGCAGAAGTGCATCTCGACCGCGACGCTGGCGCGCGCGCTCGCGAGTCACCCCGGCGTGCAGGTGCACTGCAACGCGGTGCCGGGCAACGAGAACGCCGAGCTGTGCCGGCGCACGATGGTGCTGGGTCTCTCGGCGCCGCTGTTCACGATCTCGTTCGAGGGCTCGGGCATTCCGATCGCGGCCTTCAAGCGCTTCTTCGATTGCCTCGAGCCGGCCTTCGGCCTGCAGGTGAGTCTCGGCCAGGTGAACACCGTGGTGCTGTGCCCCGCGCAGACCAGTCACTCGGAGCTCTCGGCCGAGGCGCTGGCCGCGGCCGGTATCTCGCCGACCACGATCCGCATCGCGGTCGGCGACGAGGACCCGCGGGCGCTGCTGGCTCACTTCCAGCGCGCCGCCGAGCTCGCGCTCGACCCGGTGAGCCCGGGTTTCTCGAAGCGCTTCCCGGCGCCCGCCGACGTGGACGAGCTCTATCGCTCGATCTACCTCGGAACTCACGAGCGTTATGTCCGCTCGCAACCAACGATGGCCGAGCTCCTGGCCTGA
- a CDS encoding acetoacetate--CoA ligase → MTAPLWSPSAERIERAALTRFRRRSESQTGQSFPAYADLWRWSVDERAAFWRAAWEFCELVGEPGWAPYLVDDRMPGAKWFPEARLNYAENLLARSDSAPALIFVSETGARRELSWQELRRQVGAVSAWLRQAGVVAGDRVAGIVPNCPEAIVAMLAATSLGAIWSSCSPDFGVRGVLDRFGQIEPKVLFAADGYWYGGKSHSLAERVSEIYRGLPTLQHVVSIPFLGGAPLSGAEHFERIAVRPVALHFERLPFDHPLFILFSSGTTGIPKGIVHCAGGLLLKIAVEQRLHSDVSRADRLFYFTTCGWMMWNWLATGLATGATLLLFDGSPFQPGERVLWDLAERERVTVFGTSAKYLDAVRKSGLEPEKTHDLSALKTILSTGSVLAPESFDFVYGGIKEDVLLSSISGGTDIAGCFVAGSPTLPVWRGEAQCLALGMKVEVFGERGQSLPPGEKGELVCTRAFPTQPLGFWNDPDGARYRAAYFERFPGVWHHGDWVELTGHGGMTLFGRSDAVLNPGGVRIGTAEIYRPVEQLDEVVEALAVGQDWESDVRVVLFVRLREGVTLSSELETRIRSAIRTHATPRHVPARIVQVGDIPRTKSGKIVELAVRDVVHGRTPKNLEALANPEALEQFRGRAELRS, encoded by the coding sequence GTGACTGCGCCGCTCTGGTCGCCGTCGGCCGAGCGCATCGAGCGCGCTGCGCTGACGCGCTTCCGGCGGCGCAGCGAGTCACAGACCGGGCAGTCGTTCCCGGCGTACGCCGATCTCTGGCGCTGGTCGGTCGACGAGCGCGCGGCGTTCTGGCGCGCGGCCTGGGAGTTCTGCGAACTGGTCGGCGAGCCGGGCTGGGCGCCCTATCTCGTCGACGACCGCATGCCGGGCGCGAAGTGGTTCCCCGAGGCGCGGCTCAACTACGCCGAGAACCTGCTCGCGCGCAGTGACTCGGCGCCCGCGCTGATCTTCGTGAGCGAGACGGGCGCCCGGCGCGAGCTCTCCTGGCAGGAGCTGCGCCGGCAGGTGGGCGCGGTCTCCGCCTGGCTGCGCCAGGCCGGCGTGGTCGCCGGCGACCGGGTCGCCGGCATCGTGCCGAACTGCCCCGAGGCGATCGTGGCCATGCTGGCCGCCACTTCGCTGGGGGCGATCTGGTCCTCGTGCTCGCCCGACTTCGGGGTGCGCGGCGTGCTGGACCGCTTCGGGCAGATCGAGCCCAAGGTTTTGTTCGCCGCCGACGGCTACTGGTACGGCGGCAAGAGCCACTCACTCGCCGAGCGGGTCAGCGAGATCTACCGCGGCCTGCCCACGCTGCAACACGTGGTGTCGATCCCGTTCCTCGGCGGCGCGCCGCTCTCGGGCGCGGAGCACTTCGAGCGCATCGCGGTCCGGCCCGTCGCTCTGCACTTCGAGAGACTCCCGTTCGACCACCCGCTGTTCATCCTGTTCTCGTCGGGCACGACGGGCATCCCGAAGGGCATCGTGCACTGCGCGGGCGGGCTGTTGCTGAAGATCGCGGTCGAGCAGCGCCTGCACTCCGACGTCTCGCGCGCCGACCGGCTGTTCTATTTCACGACCTGCGGCTGGATGATGTGGAACTGGCTCGCGACCGGTCTGGCCACGGGCGCAACGCTTTTGCTGTTCGACGGCTCGCCCTTCCAGCCCGGCGAGCGCGTGCTGTGGGACCTGGCCGAGCGCGAGCGGGTCACGGTGTTCGGCACGTCAGCGAAGTATCTCGACGCGGTCCGCAAGTCGGGGCTCGAGCCCGAGAAGACCCACGACCTGTCCGCGCTGAAGACGATCCTGTCGACCGGCTCGGTGCTGGCGCCGGAGAGCTTCGACTTCGTGTACGGCGGCATCAAAGAGGACGTCCTGCTGTCGTCGATCTCGGGCGGCACCGACATCGCCGGCTGCTTCGTTGCGGGCAGCCCGACGCTCCCGGTGTGGCGCGGCGAAGCGCAGTGTCTCGCGCTGGGCATGAAGGTCGAGGTGTTCGGCGAGCGCGGCCAGTCACTCCCGCCGGGCGAGAAGGGGGAGCTCGTGTGCACGCGTGCCTTCCCGACCCAGCCGCTGGGCTTCTGGAACGACCCCGACGGCGCGCGCTACCGCGCGGCCTACTTCGAGCGCTTCCCGGGCGTGTGGCACCACGGCGACTGGGTCGAGCTCACCGGGCACGGCGGCATGACCTTGTTCGGGCGCTCCGACGCCGTGCTGAACCCGGGCGGCGTGCGCATCGGCACGGCCGAGATCTACCGTCCGGTCGAGCAGCTCGACGAGGTGGTCGAGGCGCTGGCCGTGGGACAGGACTGGGAGAGCGACGTGCGCGTGGTGCTGTTCGTGCGCCTGCGCGAGGGAGTCACGCTGTCTTCCGAGCTCGAGACGCGCATCCGCTCGGCCATTCGCACGCACGCCACGC
- a CDS encoding nucleoside transporter C-terminal domain-containing protein: MDRAVSVLGVFVLLGIAWACSSNRAAIRWRTIASALAIQLAIALFVLRTPWGGWLFAKASDGADAFVGAANAGIEFVFGRWPEIVLGPDGQPLHLPYVFAIRVLPIIVFMSSVFAVLQHFGVLQRVVEVLAIGLRRTLRTSGAESLAAIAEIFLGMAESPLMIRAYVPSLTRSELFCVMTAGLATVAGSVLVAYMGMLGPAYAGHLVAASFMAAPAAIAVAKLMVPEEGVPQTSGEVRVDVPRTTVNAIDAAASGAIDGVRLAINIGGMLIAFVALIHMTDALLAWLGAGLGMPRLSLESLLGSALAPLAFLLGVPWHDAAKVGELLGVKTVLNEFIAFGMLADQRETLDPRSIVIASYALCGFANFGSLAIQIGGLGGIAPERRSDVARDALRALLAGSLASFMTAAIAGAIY, encoded by the coding sequence TTGGATCGCGCAGTCAGTGTCCTGGGGGTATTCGTCCTGCTCGGGATCGCCTGGGCCTGCTCGAGCAACCGCGCGGCGATCCGCTGGCGCACGATCGCCAGCGCGCTCGCGATCCAGCTGGCGATCGCGCTGTTCGTGCTGCGCACGCCCTGGGGCGGCTGGCTGTTCGCCAAGGCCAGCGACGGCGCCGACGCGTTCGTGGGCGCGGCCAACGCCGGGATCGAGTTCGTGTTCGGGCGCTGGCCCGAGATCGTGCTCGGGCCCGACGGCCAGCCGCTGCACCTGCCCTACGTGTTCGCCATCCGCGTGCTGCCCATCATCGTGTTCATGTCGAGCGTGTTCGCGGTGCTGCAGCATTTCGGCGTGCTGCAGCGCGTGGTCGAGGTGCTGGCGATCGGGCTGCGGCGCACGCTGCGCACGAGCGGCGCGGAGTCACTCGCGGCGATCGCCGAGATCTTCCTGGGCATGGCCGAGTCACCGCTCATGATCCGCGCCTACGTGCCGTCGCTCACCCGCAGCGAGCTGTTCTGCGTGATGACCGCGGGCCTGGCCACGGTGGCCGGCTCCGTGCTGGTCGCGTACATGGGCATGCTGGGGCCCGCGTACGCGGGTCACCTGGTGGCGGCGAGCTTCATGGCCGCGCCCGCGGCGATCGCGGTGGCCAAGCTGATGGTGCCCGAGGAGGGCGTGCCGCAGACCTCGGGCGAGGTGCGCGTGGACGTCCCGCGCACCACCGTGAACGCGATCGACGCCGCGGCCTCGGGCGCGATCGACGGCGTGCGGCTCGCGATCAACATCGGCGGCATGCTGATCGCGTTCGTGGCGCTGATTCACATGACCGACGCGCTGCTGGCCTGGCTGGGCGCGGGGCTCGGCATGCCCCGGCTCTCGCTGGAGTCGCTGCTGGGCAGTGCGCTCGCGCCGCTGGCGTTCCTGCTGGGCGTGCCCTGGCACGACGCGGCGAAGGTCGGCGAGCTCCTGGGCGTGAAGACCGTGCTCAACGAGTTCATCGCCTTCGGCATGCTCGCCGACCAGCGCGAGACACTCGACCCCCGCTCGATCGTGATCGCGAGCTACGCGCTGTGCGGCTTCGCGAACTTCGGCTCGCTCGCGATCCAGATCGGCGGGCTGGGCGGGATCGCGCCCGAGCGGCGCAGCGACGTGGCGCGCGACGCGCTGCGCGCGCTGCTCGCCGGCTCGCTCGCGAGCTTCATGACGGCCGCGATCGCGGGCGCGATCTACTGA
- a CDS encoding histidine phosphatase family protein, with the protein MKGAGPIWLVRHGETEWNVAGRRQGSLDSPLTPRGIEQAVAAGRVLRAALRERTDVVLECSPLGRAQRTAEIVCRELGWPETSIVTHPLLAELRQGTWEGLTPPEIDARYPGARAARERDKWHYVFPGGESYADVALRARAWLAARKPGVHTIAVTHEMFSRTLFGAYFDLEPARMLEYSHPHGRVVALGLE; encoded by the coding sequence GTGAAGGGCGCCGGCCCGATCTGGCTGGTCCGTCACGGCGAGACGGAGTGGAACGTCGCAGGCCGCAGGCAGGGCAGCCTCGACTCGCCGCTCACCCCGCGCGGGATCGAGCAGGCGGTGGCCGCGGGCCGCGTGTTGCGCGCGGCGCTGCGCGAGCGCACTGACGTCGTGCTCGAGTGCAGCCCGCTCGGCCGCGCGCAGCGCACGGCCGAGATCGTGTGTCGCGAGCTGGGCTGGCCCGAGACCTCGATCGTGACCCATCCGCTGCTGGCGGAGCTGCGCCAGGGGACCTGGGAGGGACTCACTCCGCCGGAGATCGACGCGCGCTATCCCGGCGCGCGCGCCGCGCGCGAGCGCGACAAGTGGCACTACGTGTTTCCGGGCGGCGAGAGCTATGCGGACGTGGCGCTGCGCGCGCGCGCCTGGCTCGCGGCCCGAAAGCCGGGCGTGCACACCATCGCGGTGACTCACGAAATGTTCAGCCGCACGCTGTTCGGTGCCTACTTCGACCTGGAGCCGGCTCGCATGCTCGAGTACTCGCACCCGCACGGCCGCGTCGTGGCCCTGGGCCTGGAATGA
- a CDS encoding 2-dehydropantoate 2-reductase, with translation MSPAPMRIACVGVGAIGGALAASLAAQGRHELVLCVRRPFERLVVESPARRIDVALRCETDPARVGPADWVLLATKAHEVPGAAKWLAELGRPGAVIAVVQNGVEQRARVTPFAGEAEVLPVVVELPAERTAPGRVRMRAGGRLTVPAGPAGQAFAALFADTGFPVEVTPDFTTAAWRKLCLNAASGALCAATARPIEVLHEPGMAELALGLMRECLAVARAEGAALGDEVADEILARCLALPSGSGNSMLYDRRAGRPLELDARNGAIVRIGARHGIATPLNGALCALLAALPKGET, from the coding sequence ATGAGCCCGGCTCCGATGCGCATCGCCTGCGTGGGGGTGGGCGCGATCGGCGGCGCGCTCGCCGCGTCGCTCGCCGCGCAGGGCCGGCACGAACTCGTGCTGTGCGTGCGCCGGCCGTTCGAGCGGCTGGTGGTCGAGTCACCGGCGCGCCGCATCGACGTGGCGCTGCGCTGCGAGACCGACCCCGCGCGGGTCGGCCCCGCCGACTGGGTCCTGCTGGCGACCAAGGCGCACGAGGTGCCCGGCGCGGCCAAGTGGCTGGCCGAGCTGGGCCGCCCGGGCGCCGTGATCGCGGTGGTGCAGAACGGCGTCGAGCAGCGCGCACGAGTCACTCCGTTCGCGGGTGAGGCCGAGGTGCTGCCGGTGGTGGTCGAGCTCCCGGCCGAGCGCACGGCTCCGGGCCGGGTGCGCATGCGCGCCGGCGGACGGCTCACGGTGCCGGCGGGACCGGCCGGTCAGGCCTTCGCGGCGCTGTTCGCGGACACGGGCTTCCCGGTCGAGGTCACGCCCGACTTCACCACGGCCGCCTGGCGCAAGCTGTGTCTCAACGCGGCCAGCGGCGCGCTGTGCGCAGCGACGGCGCGCCCGATCGAGGTGTTGCACGAGCCCGGCATGGCGGAGCTCGCGCTCGGCCTCATGCGCGAGTGTCTGGCGGTGGCGCGCGCCGAGGGCGCCGCGCTGGGCGACGAGGTCGCCGACGAGATCCTGGCGCGCTGTCTCGCCTTGCCGTCGGGCTCGGGCAACTCGATGCTCTACGACCGGCGGGCGGGCCGGCCGCTCGAGCTCGATGCGCGCAACGGGGCGATCGTGCGCATCGGAGCGCGGCACGGCATCGCGACGCCGCTGAACGGCGCACTGTGCGCGCTGCTCGCGGCGCTGCCGAAGGGGGAGACGTGA
- a CDS encoding ATP-binding protein, whose amino-acid sequence MHGVALFLLGAAAGALPLALLCARLASVSRARRQRGEALRGALDARIWQDQVERVVSRSDVPDEVRRRRHESNNALSTALLSAQFLFSVAAGERAESLSDQKTAAGELVEALQRLKRLIGEAQGVATTTTSPRAPLVSAVRLLEAVTAAAARLRARFPRLALEVELARPALEGARVVVCAGAEGLAGLLDALLMNACEGDGARGATRVVLRIGAEGEVDVVSLEVTDDGPGFSAAQLGESLQPFASAKPGRLGLGLYTAEHILAASGGSLRRENGPRGGARVTAFLPAAPEPAAGTQ is encoded by the coding sequence GTGCACGGCGTCGCGCTGTTCCTGCTCGGCGCAGCGGCGGGCGCGCTGCCGCTGGCGCTCCTGTGCGCGAGGCTCGCCTCGGTGTCGCGCGCGCGCCGGCAGCGCGGGGAGGCGCTGCGCGGCGCGCTCGACGCGCGCATCTGGCAGGACCAGGTCGAGCGCGTCGTTTCGCGCAGCGACGTTCCGGACGAGGTGCGCCGCCGCCGCCACGAGTCGAACAACGCGCTCTCGACCGCGCTGCTCTCGGCGCAGTTCCTGTTCTCGGTGGCCGCCGGCGAGCGCGCGGAGTCACTCAGCGACCAGAAGACGGCGGCGGGCGAGCTGGTCGAGGCGCTGCAGCGGCTGAAGCGCCTGATCGGCGAGGCCCAGGGCGTGGCCACCACGACCACGAGCCCGCGCGCGCCGCTGGTCAGCGCCGTCCGTCTGCTCGAGGCGGTGACTGCCGCCGCAGCGCGGCTGCGGGCGCGCTTCCCGCGGCTGGCGCTCGAAGTCGAGCTGGCGCGCCCCGCGCTCGAGGGCGCGCGCGTGGTGGTGTGCGCCGGCGCGGAAGGTCTGGCCGGCCTGCTCGACGCGCTCTTGATGAACGCCTGCGAGGGCGACGGCGCGCGCGGCGCCACGCGCGTCGTGCTGCGCATCGGCGCCGAGGGTGAAGTCGACGTGGTCTCGCTCGAAGTGACCGACGACGGCCCGGGCTTCTCTGCGGCGCAGCTCGGCGAGTCACTCCAGCCGTTCGCGAGCGCGAAGCCGGGGCGGCTGGGCCTGGGCCTGTACACCGCCGAGCACATCCTGGCGGCGAGTGGCGGCTCGCTGCGGCGCGAGAACGGGCCGCGCGGCGGCGCGCGAGTCACTGCCTTCCTGCCGGCCGCGCCGGAGCCGGCGGCCGGGACTCAGTAG
- a CDS encoding gamma carbonic anhydrase family protein has translation MESLQSIHGSVWIAPGVQIYGRVTIGAHASLWPHAVIRAEAQEVRIGRMTNIQDFAMLHVGYDARTVIGDFCSITHRATVHGCTIGDHCLIGIGATIMDGAVIGKGSIVGGGALVPEGKVFPPGSILVGVPARVIATRDASRENRLNAWQYQRNASHYARGLHRAWDGPEYRAWIAAKRAEVEADRDLEVEP, from the coding sequence GTGGAGTCTCTCCAGTCGATTCACGGATCCGTCTGGATCGCCCCCGGCGTGCAGATCTACGGCCGGGTCACCATCGGCGCGCACGCGAGTCTCTGGCCGCACGCGGTCATTCGCGCCGAGGCGCAGGAAGTGCGCATCGGGCGCATGACCAACATCCAGGACTTCGCCATGCTGCACGTGGGCTACGACGCGCGCACGGTGATCGGTGACTTCTGCTCGATCACGCACCGCGCGACCGTGCACGGCTGCACGATCGGCGACCACTGCCTGATCGGGATCGGCGCCACGATCATGGACGGTGCGGTGATCGGAAAGGGCTCGATCGTGGGCGGCGGGGCGCTCGTGCCCGAAGGCAAGGTGTTTCCGCCCGGCTCCATCCTGGTGGGCGTGCCGGCCAGAGTGATCGCCACGCGCGACGCGTCGCGCGAGAACCGGCTGAACGCCTGGCAGTACCAGCGCAACGCGAGTCACTACGCGCGCGGCCTGCACCGCGCCTGGGACGGCCCCGAGTATCGCGCCTGGATCGCGGCCAAGCGCGCCGAGGTCGAGGCCGACCGCGACCTCGAGGTCGAGCCGTGA
- a CDS encoding VOC family protein: protein MKIQSVTPQLRTTDLAGSIRFYTEILGFELAFQYQDFYAGICAGAYAFHLKLVDAADPSIAFARAGEHVHLYIGVDDVRAAAQELAAKGVRLTRGVYETAYGTRELSLEDDQGHSLYLFESR, encoded by the coding sequence GTGAAGATCCAGAGTGTGACTCCGCAGCTGCGGACCACCGACCTTGCCGGCTCGATCCGGTTCTACACCGAGATCCTGGGCTTCGAGCTCGCGTTCCAGTACCAGGACTTCTATGCGGGCATCTGCGCGGGCGCGTACGCCTTCCACTTGAAGCTCGTCGACGCAGCCGATCCCTCGATCGCGTTCGCGCGCGCGGGCGAGCACGTGCACCTCTACATCGGCGTCGACGACGTGCGCGCGGCCGCGCAGGAGCTCGCTGCGAAGGGCGTGCGGCTCACGCGCGGCGTCTACGAGACGGCGTACGGAACGCGCGAGCTCTCGCTCGAGGACGACCAGGGTCACTCGCTCTACCTGTTCGAGAGCCGCTGA
- a CDS encoding aspartate-semialdehyde dehydrogenase: MAKNTPDPSRGRVVAIAGATGAVGEVLLRILEQRSFPVSELRPLASERSAGSATVRFRGQTLPVELARAEAFDGVDFAFFAATGALAKELAPEVAKRGGIAIDKSNTWRMDPQVPLVIPEINGAALEKHQGIVASPNCTTTPFVMALAPLRALGKLKRAVVTTFQSASGAGVPGVEELESQIQAIAAGRPVPAPKTFKAQIANNVVPLCETFRDDSYSTEEVKLLHETRKILEDPALDVAMTCVRVPVPVGHSASVLLETEPAITPDQARAALAAFPGVRVMDDPKHDVFPTPVDCAGGDDVLVGRIRRDLNSDRLWLWTVGDNLRKGAALNAVQIAEELMRRGLR; encoded by the coding sequence ATGGCCAAGAACACCCCCGACCCGTCGCGCGGCCGCGTGGTCGCGATCGCCGGCGCCACGGGCGCCGTCGGCGAGGTCCTGCTGCGCATCCTGGAGCAGCGCTCGTTCCCCGTCTCGGAGCTGCGGCCGCTCGCGAGCGAGCGCTCGGCCGGCAGCGCGACCGTCCGCTTCCGCGGCCAGACGCTGCCCGTAGAGCTCGCGCGCGCGGAGGCGTTCGACGGCGTCGACTTCGCCTTCTTCGCCGCCACCGGCGCGCTCGCGAAGGAGCTCGCGCCCGAGGTCGCCAAGCGCGGTGGCATCGCGATCGACAAGTCGAACACCTGGCGCATGGATCCGCAGGTGCCGCTGGTGATTCCCGAGATCAACGGCGCCGCGCTCGAGAAGCACCAGGGCATCGTCGCCAGCCCGAACTGCACCACCACGCCCTTCGTGATGGCGCTCGCGCCGCTGCGCGCGCTCGGCAAGCTGAAACGCGCCGTGGTCACCACGTTCCAGTCCGCCTCCGGCGCCGGCGTGCCGGGCGTGGAGGAGCTCGAGAGTCAGATCCAGGCCATCGCCGCGGGCCGGCCCGTGCCGGCGCCCAAGACGTTCAAGGCGCAGATCGCCAACAACGTCGTGCCGCTGTGCGAGACCTTCCGCGACGACAGCTACTCGACCGAGGAGGTCAAGCTGCTGCACGAGACGCGCAAGATCCTCGAGGATCCCGCGCTCGACGTCGCCATGACTTGCGTGCGCGTGCCCGTGCCCGTGGGTCACTCGGCGTCGGTGCTGCTCGAGACCGAGCCCGCGATCACGCCCGACCAGGCGCGCGCCGCGCTGGCCGCGTTCCCCGGCGTGCGCGTGATGGACGACCCCAAGCACGACGTCTTCCCCACCCCCGTGGACTGCGCGGGCGGCGACGACGTGCTGGTGGGCCGCATCCGCCGCGACCTGAACAGCGATCGGCTCTGGCTCTGGACCGTGGGCGACAACCTGCGCAAGGGCGCGGCGCTGAACGCGGTGCAGATCGCCGAAGAGCTGATGCGGCGCGGCCTGCGCTGA
- a CDS encoding response regulator, which yields MFPQPERVLIVEDHKPLRQAIARAGRGWGAEVLEAGTVREGQELLARLPDVVIVDVALPDGQALPIVEEAVRMRPAAAVIAMSGQASAEEAFQLARSGARRYLRKPISLEELTRSVEEAMADRPDLGAFVAAHVGNTPLREVQGEVRRVMIEQALAKANNSRSGAARLLDLTRQAVQQIVRELDAGDRRRGGREQS from the coding sequence ATGTTCCCGCAACCAGAGCGCGTGCTCATCGTGGAAGACCACAAACCCTTGCGGCAGGCGATCGCGCGAGCCGGCCGTGGCTGGGGCGCCGAGGTGCTCGAGGCCGGCACCGTGCGGGAAGGCCAGGAGCTGCTCGCGCGCCTGCCCGACGTCGTGATCGTCGACGTGGCTTTGCCGGACGGTCAGGCCCTGCCGATCGTGGAAGAGGCCGTGCGCATGCGGCCGGCTGCCGCAGTGATCGCGATGAGTGGCCAGGCGTCGGCCGAAGAGGCCTTTCAGCTCGCCCGCTCCGGCGCGCGCCGCTATCTGCGCAAGCCGATCTCGCTCGAGGAGCTGACCCGCTCGGTCGAGGAAGCGATGGCCGATCGGCCGGACCTCGGCGCCTTCGTCGCCGCGCACGTCGGCAACACGCCGCTGCGCGAAGTCCAGGGCGAGGTGCGGCGGGTCATGATCGAGCAGGCGCTCGCCAAGGCGAACAACAGCCGCAGCGGCGCCGCGCGGCTGCTCGACCTGACGCGCCAGGCGGTCCAGCAGATCGTGCGCGAGCTCGACGCCGGCGACCGCCGCCGCGGCGGGCGCGAGCAGAGCTGA